In the Melitaea cinxia chromosome 28, ilMelCinx1.1, whole genome shotgun sequence genome, one interval contains:
- the LOC123667437 gene encoding uncharacterized protein LOC123667437: MRTGLPDSSETSDYAFQLRKTAVIDLELARLNISIAALQETRLPDEGSLREQNYTFFWKGKDSNEHREHGVGFAVHNTLLNAIETPRGLTERIMVLRLNTKCGFVTLISAYAPTLTSTAESKDVFYDDLCNAVRNVPPGDRLYILGDFNARVGQDNTTWPECLGYHGVGKQNENGQRLLEFCSKFQLCVTNTYFKGKLMRKVSWRHPRSGHWHQLDLVLTKRGDLGRVAHTRTFHGAQCDTDHSLVASKIRLSPKKIHSSKTPGRKTLNLPKTRDPELVESFSSTVRHQTATWDVNAPVEVEWESIKELLTKTAGKVFGYCKVKSSDWFFENLDQLQPLIDSKRQAALNYHFDPCEVTRAELCTAKSSLQRTCRQFANAYWMDLCRNIQDCADAGNFRGVYAGIRMAIGPAQKKTAPLKEIDGSIITDSSRLLERWAEHYTELYSQPAEISHVARELILTLPVMAELDSLPTIGDLHAAVLQLKCNKSPGVDGILTELLKLKCVLPLLHNFLGKCWEEGRFPQDMRDANIVTLYKGKGDRGDCNSYRGISLLSIVGKLFARVMLTKLQSLAERVYPEAQCGFRSERSTTDMIFTLRQLQEKCREQNTPLLIAFVDLNKAFDTVSREGLYIALEKIGCPPKLLRLVKSLHDDTKGTVIFDGQMSDAFDMRRGVRQGCVLAPTLFGIFFSLLLKVAFGDAQQGVHLHTRADGKLFGTAQLKSSRKREDLYIDSLLYADDAAFVAKTPGELQTLLDKFAYACSLFSMSINATKTVILAQGYTYQPSILLEGEPLKVVDKFCYLGSTVSNNLSIDGEIDIRIGKAATTFGRLRTRVWNNKHLTAKTKMIVYQTCILSILLYGAETWTSYAKQERRLNTFHMRCLRSILNITWKDRVTNERVLGIAQLPSVVALLKQKRLRWLGHVHRMSSARLPRQTLLGQIAFAKRNVGRPMLRFRDCTKRDMVAFNIDRNSWEDLASNRNEWRKTIFTGCKTHDSTWFEDLAQKRAKRHNRGGAPPPMNPQYVCPKCGRMCRSRIGLFSHERRCRINNTDTD; the protein is encoded by the coding sequence ACTACAAGAAACCAGGCTTCCGGATGAGGGCTCATTGCGAGAACAAAACTACACCTTCTTTTGGAAAGGCAAGGACTCAAACGAACACCGTGAACATGGCGTGGGCTTTGCAGTCCACAATACTTTACTAAATGCCATAGAAACACCGCGGGGTCTGACGGAGCGTATAATGGTCTTACGGCTTAACACTAAATGCGGCTTTGTTACTTTAATTTCCGCTTACGCCCCTACACTAACCTCGACTGCGGAATCTAAAGACGTCTTTTACGACGATCTGTGCAACGCTGTACGCAATGTACCGCCCGGGGATCGATTGTATATACTGGGTGACTTTAACGCACGTGTGGGACAGGACAACACCACCTGGCCCGAATGCCTTGGCTATCATGGCGTGGGTAAGCAAAACGAAAATGGCCAACGTCTACTAGAGTTTTGCTCTAAATTCCAGCTGTGTGTCACAAACACTTATTTTAAAGGAAAACTAATGCGTAAGGTCTCCTGGAGGCACCCCCGGTCTGGTCATTGGCATCAATTGGACCTTGTCTTAACCAAAAGAGGGGATTTGGGGAGGGTCGCCCATACGAGAACGTTCCACGGCGCGCAATGCGACACGGATCACTCCCTAGTGGCTAGCAAAATACGTCTTTCGCCAAAAAAGATTCATTCCTCCAAAACCCCTGGACGGAAGACCTTAAACCTTCCCAAAACTAGGGATCCTGAGTTAGTGGAGTCTTTTAGTTCAACCGTGCGACATCAGACAGCTACTTGGGATGTGAATGCTCCTGTAGAAGTGGAATGGGAATCCATCAAGGAGCTGCTCACCAAAACTGCTGGTAAAGTTTTCGGATATTGTAAGGTGAAATCATCGGACTGGTTTTTCGAAAACCTAGATCAGCTTCAGCCTTTAATTGATTCCAAGCGACAGGCTGCACTCAACTACCATTTTGATCCCTGTGAAGTCACACGCGCTGAACTCTGCACTGCAAAATCTTCCCTCCAGCGAACTTGCCGTCAGTTTGCCAACGCGTATTGGATGGACCTGTGCAGAAACATCCAGGATTGTGCGGACGCAGGAAACTTTCGTGGTGTTTACGCGGGGATTAGAATGGCTATCGGCCCTGCACAAAAGAAAACGGCTCCTTTGAAAGAGATCGACGGCTCTATTATAACCGACAGTAGTCGTCTGCTGGAAAGGTGGGCAGAACACTACACAGAGCTTTATTCTCAACCAGCCGAGATCAGTCACGTAGCAAGGGAACTTATTCTGACATTACCGGTTATGGCTGAGCTCGATAGCCTGCCTACCATTGGAGACCTTCATGCGGCCGTTCTGCAGCTTAAATGCAACAAGAGTCCCGGGGTAGATGGTATCCTCACAGAACTCCTAAAACTCAAGTGTGTGTTACCACTTCTTCATAACTTTCTGGGCAAATGCTGGGAGGAGGGGCGATTTCCTCAGGATATGCGAGATGCAAATATTGTTACATTGTATAAGGGGAAAGGTGACCGCGGCGATTGTAACTCTTACCGCGGCATATCTCTTCTTAGCATCGTTGGCAAACTATTTGCAAGGGTCATGTTGACTAAACTGCAAAGTCTTGCTGAACGGGTATACCCTGAGGCCCAGTGTGGCTTTCGCTCTGAACGGTCAACCACGGACATGATTTTTACCCTTCGGCAACTTCAAGAGAAGTGCCGAGAGCAGAACACGCCCCTGCTGATCGCATTTgttgatttaaataaagctttcgATACGGTGAGTAGGGAGGGGCTATACATCGCGCTTGAGAAAATAGGATGTCCCCCAAAACTGCTGAGGctggtgaaatctcttcacgATGACACGAAGGGTACCGTTATCTTTGATGGCCAAATGTCCGACGCTTTCGACATGCGAAGAGGGGTTCGCCAGGGCTGTGTGTTGGCACCCACTTTGTTCGGCATATTTTTCTCCTTGCTGCTGAAAGTTGCCTTCGGTGATGCACAACAGGGAGTTCACCTACACACAAGAGCGGATGGGAAATTGTTTGGTACCGCCCAGTTGAAATCTTCCCGTAAACGAGAGGATTTATATATCGATAGTCTGCTCTATGCCGACGACGCAGCCTTCGTGGCGAAAACTCCCGGGGAGCTTCAGACTTTGTTGGACAAGTTTGCATACGCATGTTCGCTGTTCTCCATGTCCATAAATGCAACGAAGACCGTAATTCTAGCGCAGGGCTACACCTACCAGCCTTCTATCTTGCTGGAAGGCGAACCCTTGAAAGTAGTCGACAAGTTCTGTTACTTGGGGTCAACTGTGTCGAACAATCTTTCCATTGACGGAGAGATTGATATCCGCATCGGCAAAGCGGCCACGACGTTCGGCAGGCTGCGTACAAGAGTATGGAATAACAAACACCTTACCGCAAAGACTAAGATGATAGTCTATCAAACTTGCATATTAAGCATACTCTTGTACGGAGCCGAAACCTGGACGTCGTACGCCAAACAAGAGCGAAGACTTAACACTTTCCACATGCGCTGTCTCCGTAGCATACTTAACATCACGTGGAAGGACAGAGTAACAAATGAGAGAGTGTTGGGGATTGCACAGCTTCCTAGCGTTGTCGCTCTCCTCAAACAGAAACGCCTGAGATGGCTGGGACATGTACACCGAATGAGCAGTGCGCGTTTGCCCAGACAAACCTTATTGGGCCAAATTGCGTTTGCAAAGCGTAACGTGGGGCGACCTATGCTGCGTTTCAGGGATTGCACTAAACGTGACATGGTTGCATTTAACATTGATCGCAACTCTTGGGAAGACCTAGCATCGAACCGCAATGAGTGGCGGAAGACCATCTTCACGGGTTGCAAAACCCACGATAGCACCTGGTTCGAAGACCTGGCTCAAAAGCGTGCAAAGAGACACAATCGCGGGGGGGCTCCTCCACCGATGAATCCCCAATATGTGTGTCCAAAGTGTGGACGAATGTGTCGTTCACGGATTGGCTTATTCAGCCACGAACGGCGTTGTCGCATAAATAACACAGACACTGATTAA